The Quercus lobata isolate SW786 chromosome 9, ValleyOak3.0 Primary Assembly, whole genome shotgun sequence region actttaatttaataatagaGCTTTGTTTATCATGTGTCCAAATATTGCTCTATAAATACAGGTTCAGTTTATCATCTAACTGAAGCGTTGATTACTTTATTACaatcagaaacaaaaaaattgtcactGTACAATTGGGTGCAATAGGCAGTTAGTTACTATAGTTTCAGTACGGCTAGAATTAATATCTTCCTAAATTCTAAGTACTAGTAAAAAAAAGACTTCCAACTTTTATTGGATGCATCATATATGCAATATTTCCCTATTCAAAAgccttaacatttttttttttaaccttacaACAAATGGGAAGAGTGATTTGAAACTAAGTTCTTGTTGAAATAAAGTATTAACCAAATAATGTATTGGCCTACGCAAAATCTCAGTAACTCAGTGATAGTTAttgaattcaataaaattaagatTAATACAAAAGGGACATATCTTCGTGTTCAAGATCCTACAGCTGCCACATATGGTATTCACTGAACCAAGAGCTACCATAGATGATGAATACAAGTCAGAAAAAGACCAAAATCATTGAAATTGGAGAAAATTCTTTTTAAGACCCTTTGAAAACTACGTTTTAAATTGATAACCGCCAACAGCCAAAACCTTGGAAATCTATCTCTTGGGGTGTGAGTATTAGTTTGTGTAAGAAAGTCAACACGCCAAACTTGATGAAGAATAGCTGAATCTATAAGAGTCTCAGCCTAAAATTGAAAGTTGGGGTTTTAGGCCAAGACGAAAAGTGCAAAAGAAAGAAGCTGATTGGTTTCTATAGAATGCTATTTACCCGTGAGGCAGATATGAGAGATAACTCATTAATTTCTTTCATGCAAGTTGAATATCCTACTGCCAAATTTGATGTTCCCCATAAAATGTGTTGAACTGTGTGTAGTGAACAAGTTATTGACTCTATTTAATGGAAAAATTCGTGGCTTCAGGCTTTTGTGTTCGTGGAAGGCTACTACAGAAAATGGTCAGTTACGTGGTATTCAATGGGGATAGGTATCAACATGCATGACAAGTGTAGGTGAAGACTACTGAAGAGGGTTACTATTACTGCTACTTACTACTTAGCGTTGATCATGGCTTTGCCTCTTTGACTCGAAAagtgaaatataaaagaatagaacagataaaattttaatagtgGAGTCTAGAGAatgcaattttttaaaggataaattcatatttcttcattattactattaaaaagtttttatttaccGACATCATGTTCCAGGCTTTCTTTGGAGGATATCTTGCCTTGATTCTTGATTGCATTGCTCCAAACTTGTAAAATGACAAGCTAAGATGCTATTACATTTCTCATCTTTCAACTTCTGACAATCACTTCTAACAATATCTACGCATTTATCATGAAGGCAAATCCACTTTCTAACGCACAAACTAAGGAATTAGTTATCTTATAACATCTAAATATCTCGTAATCACAATGTTTTATCTTCTTTAATTCTGTCTTCAAACGCAATCATGCATCTCGCAGAGATCAAACCTTGTTCTTTGCGGGCACTTAACCATTGAGAAAACGATCTGAATTCTCAGGCATATATCGAAAAATTAAAAGCTGCTGAGACATGGTGCAACAGAGCTGTAATAGCTCAAATGGGTAGTACATAAAATAAGTCATTATTTCTAAGTATTACATCTAGTTACCGTTGCCAATTACAGATGGTCTTTGGCAGTAGCATCACATGAATcgcaaataaataatatatatgaatcACAGGAAACTCAAAAAAGTTAATTTACAATAGAGCACACTAGAGCAACCACGATATAGGAGATTCACGGCTTCCACAATTTCATAGTGCAGTCTTGACTGCATGTAGCAACAAGATTCCTGTGTGGATGATGAGTGACGCAAGTTACACCCTTTTCATGGACCTGCAAagtgcccaaaaaaaaaaatcatattatacgGTAGACCTTTCATTTGCTTGTACGCTTATACAAACAACAAATAAATGCATGCACATAGAACCCCAAAGGTTTCAGCCCATACAATACAATGACAAAAACATGAGTCCAAGCCTGCATGCATAGCTTCAAAACTGAATGGATTGTGATTCAAGTCACATTTGGGGTAAAAGGACTACAGGTGCTAGTTGTAAAGTATTCACTTGGTGAACACAAGTCAATTACAGATTATAACAGAATGAGAATGacggaaaagaatacatgtggccgATCCTAACTAGTCTGTTAAGCTTCCTTagccaacccaaaaattttgggactaaggattgattgttgtaaataacTGTTATGATTCTCAAACTTTATGGTAGATGAATCATTGTGCACCCTACAGCAATACAGTAACATATTATATACAAGCTTTTGAACTTGTCACCCCATATATGCGCCCAAGTAAATGTGATACTGAAAGCATACCTTCATCAGATGGTCCAATTTACCAGATTGATAGCTGAAACAGTACATATTCCTGCATATAATTCATGGATTACATAGctgaaaataaaatcataaaaagtGCTCGAgctaaagaaacaaaaacaggaACAAGAACAGTTAACATAATGTTCCACTTCGACTTCTGCAAAAACTCATAGCACATAAAGCTTAATCCTTACAAAAGCAGgaaaaagtttttatagtttatgcTTAAAAAGTCATCAAAATACCTGTCTTCACCAACACAGTAAATCCAGTCCCCTTTTGGTGACACACAGGACGCAACAAAGTCTCCACCTTCTCTTTTACCAGATGAGAAGCTCTTTACAACCTACAACAAAATCATGCAGaagaattataataaatatgtattatttttttaaaaagtcagtGCAATTTCCAGTATTAGAATACATTGGGGAAAACCGTTCTATGCTTCTATTAAGAATAAGTACCTGCCCTTGAAGTGTCATAATATATATAGACGATGTCTCATTACATACAATAATGTGATCAGTGTTTTTGGGGAAAAGATGAACAGAATTCACAGAAGCATCACCTCCCTAACAGCAAAACCAAAAGGCAGCAGTTAGGCACAAGAATAGTAAAGTGATTGAACTTTTAAAGCAAATTGACATAGTAAAATTGCTTTAAACCATGAGAAAGACATATTTTAGTACCCGTAAGGGAGGCGGTGGCTTAAATGTTTGCAGACAGTCCGTAGTCTTCATATCCCAGACctacacaaaacaaaacttaatcTACTATGCGCTCAGGAGAACAGAAAAACCTTACAAGGGAAAGATTTGTTCAGCCATAAATACATTACCAAGCAACTTACCTTTACTGTGCAATCACTAGATGCAGTGATAACACGATTTCCATCAGTTGTAAAAATAGCATCATTGACGCAAGATGAATGGCCACGGAATTCTTTCAACATCTTCCCAGATTTCAAGCCATGGATTCTATATAAACAATACCTCAATTTCAATTTAATGTTTGAATAAGATTTAttataagaaaagaagataCAACTTAAGTATACAAATACAAAAGGTTACGCTGACAAGTTACAATACAAAAATTAGTtcaaaaaaatcctaaaagtAAAGGGCATACCATCCAAAGCAGTTACCATATCAAAAAGCATTATGAGATAAGTTTTAGTTAATTCTGTGAGATTAGATAGAACCAAACCCAAGTCACTGGATTTTCCTACACACCCTACATACTACAAACCAGATCATGCATCCCAATTCATGGTACTTCCACATTCCAATTTGTCAAAATTGGGGATCCCAACATACTCTGttaataataattgaataatTTGAGGGAAGTTTGGCTAAAATCTTATGAAAGAAATTAGATATATGGAGAAGGTGAAGAAAAATGTgtagagagattttttttttttttttaataagtgacGTAAAATTTCATTGATATCAAAAAGTAGAGTCACCCAAGTATTACAGGGAGAATACTTATGAGCTTATGCCATATGACATTTGAACACATCCAAAAACCAGTCCACAAATATAGAAAGTAGACATACAAGAGTAATTTGCTGCCCATTGGACATATAAATTTATGTACCCAGCTCCTACAAGtcctctctttttaattttattttttctcattggTAAGTTATACACGCACTTAGTGAATATTGAACCCAAGACCTCACCCTGCTTCCCGTCATTATGGGAGAATAAAGTGCCAGCTCATTGGCCCTACCAATCCTCTAAATAATTGCATTAACTATCACTTGAGTCTTAAGAGAGGACACAAGTATGTGGAACCCTACTTGCAGCCCAAAAAAAACCTCCCAGGCCACTAGCTCCCTCAGCCCTCTATAAACTCCCTACTAGGAATGCTTCTCTCCTATTCAAGGTCATCCAAAAACCATATTGCACTTCATTAAACAGTTCATAACCACACAGTAACACAGCTATGGGGCAACTGccaaaaatgaaaaccaatTGAAAAGAGACATAAAATAACAGAGATAACACATAAAGATAGTATCACATACTACAAGTTAACATGCAAAACTATAAATGTGCCACAATAGAAAACATGAGCAGCTatggtaacagtttttgttttctattttcaaaaacttgttttgggaatataaagaaaaaacaattttcttgtatttttgaaatcaaaaacagtttggttagttgaaattaaaaatatatatatatacttttttgagaaaaaaatagaaaatactaaaatatgttgttactaggatttgaactctaatgctaactcattaaatgagataaattcattaaattaaatacatgttttcattgacttttaaaaattagaaactgaaaacagcattttgcatgttttcagtttccttcacatattgagttttgagaataatttttgttttctgtccattttggattgccaaacaagttttttagtctcaaaaatagaaaaaaaaatttgaaaacaaaaaataaggggaaaaaacagttaccaaacattcCCTAAACGTGCCACAATAGAAAacatgagcaaaaaaaaaaaaaaaccatgaaccTTGCAGTGTTGTCAAAAGATGTACTTAGTAACTGGCTTCCATCCCGAGAGAAGACAATACTTGTGACACATCCAGAATGTGCATGTTCAAGACGACGCAAGCATTGGCCAGTTCTTATACGCCAAACctacacccaaaaaaaacccaacaaattaaATGGAGTTAAGAAGTTCATTAAACTTTTAGATTTGAACAAGTAAATgggaaaatttataaatataaaccaGGCTGGACCATATTTACAATCTGAATGGTTGTCGGCTCACTTTATaagctttttactttttaaatgaTAAACTTGCTAGTTCAGTATAGTTcaaattattttcataattttcattgaCAGCCTGAATCATGAATAGCTTTATAAAAGGCCATTAAAAAAaggctttttgtttttaaaggcaacttcttttttggataagtaaaagaaattgtttttaaagACAACTTGCTAGCcatatagattttttatatGATATATAGAGACACTGGACGCTTAATATTCAGGTTAGTccatacaaaatatatatgttgcTCACAAGTCAACGTCATGAATTCACCATTTAAGAAAGTACGAATAAATACTTGCAAAGTGTTGCTGGATAACATTTAGAGAACTATAACAAATCATAAACCAGAGTACACAAGTAATAAGGTCCACTCGAAAGAAATCAATTTGTACATCAACCATGCACACATATCATGCATCTTACATTTAAGGAGATAAGTAGAAGAAAGATTCACCCTTaatttaaagaaacacaaattGAACTTACTTTTATCTTTCCTTCTTTTGACCCAGTTGCAAGCATCTCAGAATCTCTGCTAAAATCAGCACAAAACACTGGATCCTCATGCATCATGAACCTTTCCTGCAGAAGATTATAGGTGTCAGTAACAAACGATGACAGGGAAACTACAAGGAAATTACCAAAATCTACATATCAAAACATAGTATTTACTGTCATAATGATCAGTCATCTTTACATGTTAGCATAGCATTGTCAAAGGATAAATATTTTACATACTTGATGCagtacaaaatcaaaaaaaaaatatattaactaattaattaaaggGTTGCCGGTTACTGTTCACACAATATTGTTGCTGCCTCACTTGTAGAACAAACagtatccttttttttttttgataagtaagaacaAACAGTATCCTTTGTTTCAATAAATGATTTTattcatcaaaagaaaaagaaaaggaaaagaaaaacaatagcCAAGCAGCCTAAACATAATATAATGTATATATGTTACATTCAAGCACAGGAAATAACATTCATAACTACCATATGAAgatgagaaatataaaataaaaataaccatgGCTAAACTACATCTGTGGTCCATAAAATATAGGGTAGGTTCCAATTCAATCCCAATATTCTAATATTTCCAATTTTGtccctaaaattttaatttggaacgCCCATGGTTTGGAAGGGAAATTTAACAAAGCTATCATGTTCTGATGACCAATGTAATATGATAGATAGAATGAACAGTTATTAAAAagggaaatataaaaattaactgTAAGAGCTTTTAAAAATATGCTTCTTATTTTTAtgcttccttttttcttttcagcaaGTAGCACATTATGATAGCCAACCCCAAAATGCTCAGATCAAACAACTACCAGCCACATTTATATTCTACACAAAATCAATGAATGGTTTTCTAACagatagaaaatgaaaatcatgCACTAGTTCCTAGAATTtagcaaaattatatatatgtct contains the following coding sequences:
- the LOC115960488 gene encoding suppressor of mec-8 and unc-52 protein homolog 1 isoform X1, whose product is MSFLEIEARDVIKIVLQFCKENSLHQTFQTLQSECQVSLNTVDSVETFIADINSGRWDAILPQVSQLKLPRNKLEDLYEQIVLEMIELRELDTARAILRQTQAMGVMKQEQPERYLRLEHLLVRTYFDANEAYQDSTKEKRRAQIAQALAAEVTVVPPSRLMVLIGQALKWQQNQGLLPPGTQFDLFRGTAAMKQDVDDMYPTTLAHTMKFGTKNYPESAQFSPDGQFLVSCSVDGFVEVWDYISGKLKKDLQYQADERFMMHEDPVFCADFSRDSEMLATGSKEGKIKVWRIRTGQCLRRLEHAHSGCVTSIVFSRDGSQLLSTSFDNTARIHGLKSGKMLKEFRGHSSCVNDAIFTTDGNRVITASSDCTVKVWDMKTTDCLQTFKPPPPLRGGDASVNSVHLFPKNTDHIIVCNETSSIYIMTLQGQVVKSFSSGKREGGDFVASCVSPKGDWIYCVGEDRNMYCFSYQSGKLDHLMKVHEKGVTCVTHHPHRNLVATCSQDCTMKLWKP
- the LOC115960488 gene encoding suppressor of mec-8 and unc-52 protein homolog 1 isoform X2, encoding MIELRELDTARAILRQTQAMGVMKQEQPERYLRLEHLLVRTYFDANEAYQDSTKEKRRAQIAQALAAEVTVVPPSRLMVLIGQALKWQQNQGLLPPGTQFDLFRGTAAMKQDVDDMYPTTLAHTMKFGTKNYPESAQFSPDGQFLVSCSVDGFVEVWDYISGKLKKDLQYQADERFMMHEDPVFCADFSRDSEMLATGSKEGKIKVWRIRTGQCLRRLEHAHSGCVTSIVFSRDGSQLLSTSFDNTARIHGLKSGKMLKEFRGHSSCVNDAIFTTDGNRVITASSDCTVKVWDMKTTDCLQTFKPPPPLRGGDASVNSVHLFPKNTDHIIVCNETSSIYIMTLQGQVVKSFSSGKREGGDFVASCVSPKGDWIYCVGEDRNMYCFSYQSGKLDHLMKVHEKGVTCVTHHPHRNLVATCSQDCTMKLWKP